The Alphaproteobacteria bacterium genome segment AGCATGTCCTTGTCCAGCACGACACGGACCTGCCGTTCGGTATCGTTAATCAGCGCAAACGGCGTGACCGAACCCGGCACCACGCCCAGGACCTGGGCCAAGAGGTCGGGTTTGCCGAAGGAAAGCCGCGCCGAACCGATATTCCTGGGCAGGACCTTGAGGTCCACCGGGCGGTCTTCGAGCGCCACCAAGAGCCACAATTGGTCCTTCTTGTCCTTCAGGAACAGCGATTTGCAATGGCCGCCCGGCATATTGCCGCGCAGCAGGCGGCTTTCCTCGACGGTGAAGACAGGCGGATGGCGGTGGGTCGTCGTTTCGATCCCGAGATCGCGCATCCGGGCGAACAGGTCGCTCTCGTTGGCATGGGGCATTGCTGGCAACGATACCCGCCGTCCCGGCGGGTGCAAGCCCCAGATCCGGCCACCGCGGCGCTTCTTGCCAAACCTGCGGGGCCGCGCTATTTGTCCACTCCTCACGCGGGCGTAGCTCAGGGGTAGAGCGCAACCTTGCCAAGGTTGAAGTCGTGAGTTCGAATCTCATCGCCCGCTCCAGTTTCACGACGCAGAAAGCCCGCGGGAGACCGCGGGCTTTCGTGATTCTGGGGGGCTCGGTTACATGTTGGGGCTGTATGTGGAGCCCAGCCAGTAACGTGTCCGCCATTTCATATTGATCGCCCGTTCGTGTTCAGCGCCCTGCCGCCAGCACCGATTTGTTGCTCGCTGAGGGGTTGAACGCCGCCGCAAGGCTGTCCTCGAAGGTGGGTGCGAGTTCGCTTGCTGGCTCGCCGGAAATACGGCTGCCGCGCAGGTGCCGCGGCTGGCTCTCGTCGTAGGGGCAGGCGCGATGCATTAGGCAGCGGTTGTCCCAAACCACCAGGTCGCCCACCGACCAAATGTGCTTGTAGGTGCGCGGTGGCTGACAAGCCCAATCCAACAGCTCGTCGAGAAAAATTTGCGACGCCTCTGGCGTCATGCCCGGAATGTTGTGGGCATGACGGCCGGTGTAAATGGACCTGCGGCCGGTCTCCGGATGAACTTTAACGATGGGCCGCAGTGGCGCGCCTTTGTCGTGAAAGCCATACAGTTGATCGGTGTTGTGGATGTAGCCGCAGCGCGCCTGGGAATAGTAAAAGGAATGGTAAGCCGACAGGCTTTCGAGTCGCCGCTGGCGCGCCGGTTCGAGCGCGTCCCAAGCGGCGCGCATGTCGGCGAACTCCGTCTCCCCGCCCCGCGGCGGAATCACCATCGCCGACAGCATGGCGGCCTTGGAGGCCAGTGGCATGTAGGTGCTGTCGGTGTGCCAGCCTTCGTTGCCTTTGAGAATCCGGTACTGCTCGTCCGCTTCACTGGTTAGCGTGCCATCCGCCTTGATGTTGGCGATGGGGAACGTTGGCGTCTCGCCCTTCGGCGACATCTGTTCGAGTTCGCCGAATCGCGCAGCGAACCGGCCCTGCGCGGCGTCGTCGAGGTGCTGACCTGGGAACACCAATACGCCGTAGGTGAGAAATGCCGCGTGGATTATCTCCCAGGTCGCATCGTCGAGATCCGCCAGTGCGACGTTGGTGACCACGGCCCCGAATGCGACATCAATGGGCCTGATAGCGATGGTCATGTTCCGAATCTCCCCTTGATTCATTCCAATATCATGATGATGTCGAAAAGTGCCGACAAGCTAATTGGCTCAGCGCGATGAATCCCCTTTTGAATTCCGGCTGCCACCGCAGTTCCTCGGTTGCGGCTGCACGATTTTCTCAGCGCCGGAACCAAGTCCCGGGCTCTGCCGACGACCTCGTCCTCAAGAGCCTTCTCTATACTAGGATGCTTTAGTCAGCGCTTTCTTGGAGCCAATGGCTCACGATGACTCCCGGTCCGCTGAAATTGACATTCGGCGCGGAAAGTCAGACTGAAGAGATGAATCAGGAAAGCGGCGGTAATCCCCCGATCCCGAGGTGATCAAGATGCTCTTGAACGAACATCGCGCGCGCGAGGTAATGGCGCGTCATGGCCTGGACGGCCTAATCGCAACGTTTCCGCAGAACGTCTACTACCTGAGTGACTACTGGGATACTCAGTTTGATAGTCGCTGGCCCTTTTTGAATTACGCGGTATTGCCTATTCGCGAGGATGCGCCGGCAGGCCTAGTCCTGCGGACCGTCATGCTCGATCGGTTGTCACTGTTTCCGTCTTGGGTTCCGAACATTATTGCGGTCTCCGACTACTCCGGCCGCGAAAGAGCGGGACGTCGGGATGCTAAAACGGGCGAGCCTGAAGCGGTCCAATGGAAGGGCTGGCCCCGACGCAAAGGTGTCCAGCTATCTCCGCTGGAAGAGACGTGGGCGGCCAACGTAGACGAGCATGCAGACGATCTGGTCGCAACGCCCACGTGGGGGCTACGCAGGGCGTTGATTGACGCCGGAATCGAGAAAGGCAAGGTCGGTTGCGACGATCCTCGCGTACTCGGTTGGTTGCGGGAAATGGGTCTCGACAAGATAGAGGTCGTCGATGCTCTGAACATCTTTCGCGAGATTCGTATGGTCAAGTCGGCCACCGAAATTGATGTGATGCGGTGCGCGGCAAGCGTGAACGAAGAGGCGCTAGAGGCATCGGTCGCAGCGGCCCATGAATGGGCAACATGGAGCGAACTGGAAACCGTCTACCATGTTGAGCATTCACGACGTGGCGGACGGGGTGGCCACATTCTTACGGCCCTTGGAGGTCTTCCGCACGGGCGCGTTGTCGCAGGAGAGCCGTTCATGTTCGACGCGTTGGGGGAGTATCAACACTACTTCGGCGATCTGGGCCGAACAGCCGTTGTCGGCGAACCTAGCCCTGAATTGGCGCGGCGAATGAAAGCGATGCAAGCCGGGTGGCGCGCAGCTTGCGAGACCATTCGGCCCGGCGTCCGGCGATCCGCATTGATCGAATCTGTCGTCGACGCCGTACGCCGATCAGGATTTCCGGAATACTTCTATGTTTCCCCCCACAGTCTTGGCCTTGAACACACAGATAGTCCGATAATCGTAGGGCCACACACCCATGACGAAGCGACGGCCGACTATGTGCTGGAAGAAAACATGGTCATCAATGTAGACATGCCGTACTTCGAGTTGGGGTGGGGCAACCTCCATATCGAAGATACAGTGGTTGTCACGAAGGATGGCTATACACCGCTGACGTCGGAACGAACCGAGTTGCGGGTTTTGCCGATGCCCGGCTCGCTTACCTGACGATGAAGATCGACATTGCTTTATCATTTTCGGCGGGGGATTGGGTCCGGTTACCTCCGGCTTACGGTCACCAGCGTACGAATCATTTCGGGACCCGCAACTATACCCCTACATCTCCCGGAATGTGCCGAAGCGCTGTAATTTCGCGGATTCCGGCATGCCAAAGAGGCATTGCGGAAACTGAGGCGACGCACCATTTTTTTTCGGTTGCCAAGGTTAGAGTCGTGACTTCGGATCTAATCAAACCAGCGGGGGAAAGCGGGTTTCTTTTGCGTTGTGGTTGCTTTTCGTTCCCACTGGTCCATCAGGCGTCGCGGTCGGGACTCACAAAAATCTTTCCTATCCTCCTGTACAAGGCCTGACCGCATGGCCATTTAGGGCAAGCCGGTAACGAGTGGCACCGGATCGCGAAGGTCATCTGCATGATTGTCGATTTTGGATTGTTGTTGCTTGGCCTTGTGCTGCTGTTTTTCGGCGGCGAAGCGTTGGTGCGTGGCAGCGTGTCGATCGCCGAGCGTTTCGGCATTTCCAAGTTCGTCGTCGGTTTGGTGATTGTCGGCTTTGGAACCTCCGCGCCGGAAATGCTGGTGTCGGTACAGGCTGCGCTCGCCGGATCGCCCGATATTGCCATTGGGAACATCGTTGGCTCGAACATCGCGAATATTTTGCTGATCGTCGGCGTCGCTGCATTGATCGCGCCCATCGCGAACAACGACACATCGATTAGACGCGACATCATTGTCATGGTGGCGGTCTCGGCCTGGTTGGCAGTGATGCTTCGACGCGATGAAC includes the following:
- a CDS encoding prolyl-tRNA synthetase associated domain-containing protein, with amino-acid sequence MPHANESDLFARMRDLGIETTTHRHPPVFTVEESRLLRGNMPGGHCKSLFLKDKKDQLWLLVALEDRPVDLKVLPRNIGSARLSFGKPDLLAQVLGVVPGSVTPFALINDTERQVRVVLDKDMLDLPLLNYHPLTNDATTAISAADLVRFIRSCGHDPLILDFADLV
- a CDS encoding TauD/TfdA family dioxygenase; translated protein: MTIAIRPIDVAFGAVVTNVALADLDDATWEIIHAAFLTYGVLVFPGQHLDDAAQGRFAARFGELEQMSPKGETPTFPIANIKADGTLTSEADEQYRILKGNEGWHTDSTYMPLASKAAMLSAMVIPPRGGETEFADMRAAWDALEPARQRRLESLSAYHSFYYSQARCGYIHNTDQLYGFHDKGAPLRPIVKVHPETGRRSIYTGRHAHNIPGMTPEASQIFLDELLDWACQPPRTYKHIWSVGDLVVWDNRCLMHRACPYDESQPRHLRGSRISGEPASELAPTFEDSLAAAFNPSASNKSVLAAGR
- a CDS encoding Xaa-Pro peptidase family protein, translated to MLLNEHRAREVMARHGLDGLIATFPQNVYYLSDYWDTQFDSRWPFLNYAVLPIREDAPAGLVLRTVMLDRLSLFPSWVPNIIAVSDYSGRERAGRRDAKTGEPEAVQWKGWPRRKGVQLSPLEETWAANVDEHADDLVATPTWGLRRALIDAGIEKGKVGCDDPRVLGWLREMGLDKIEVVDALNIFREIRMVKSATEIDVMRCAASVNEEALEASVAAAHEWATWSELETVYHVEHSRRGGRGGHILTALGGLPHGRVVAGEPFMFDALGEYQHYFGDLGRTAVVGEPSPELARRMKAMQAGWRAACETIRPGVRRSALIESVVDAVRRSGFPEYFYVSPHSLGLEHTDSPIIVGPHTHDEATADYVLEENMVINVDMPYFELGWGNLHIEDTVVVTKDGYTPLTSERTELRVLPMPGSLT